One Hordeum vulgare subsp. vulgare chromosome 4H, MorexV3_pseudomolecules_assembly, whole genome shotgun sequence DNA window includes the following coding sequences:
- the LOC123448004 gene encoding protein NODULATION SIGNALING PATHWAY 2-like produces METMSYPCSPLLSLPTHEESNFFIWSPQVALHENATIHVDHSTDQQHDNVFLDTAAQHYANDWQQQDASDVGVFTYCGERILGQESGNLVAIQEELMEENSLTDLLLTGAEAVEAGDPRFALAVFSRLDGLLLGTPENAAAGSFDRLAYHFSQGLRSRISSASTSCSPPEPLASDRMSVQQIIQELSPFAKFAHFTANQAILDATKGDAHVHVVDLNIGEGIQWPSLMSDLARHGGISFHLTAVTADADYSDAVHHASARWLSEFAESLNLPFQYSSLCLHSDEDLHEFSKNSKGSVIFSCDTTSMPYKLLSKLPALLPACVELLQPKLMVIIEEELVRIGKEVSLCKASFVDFFFEALHHFTTVFESLASCFAGGNQGVCLRLVEREMVGPRIQDFVGQYGSVTAEVNAPVVLERYGACDLSGCNVAQARMLVGLFNRGFEIVHEKGRLMLCWKSRPLTSVSVWAPILKERSS; encoded by the coding sequence TCTTCATATGGTCTCCTCAAGTAGCTCTCCACGAGAATGCCACCATCCATGTTGATCATTCCACTGATCAACAACATGATAATGTGTTCTTGGACACTGCAGCTCAACATTATGCTAATGATTGGCAGCAACAGGATGCTTCTGATGTTGGTGTGTTCACCTATTGTGGTGAGAGGATTCTGGGCCAGGAGAGTGGCAACTTGGTCGCAATCCAGGAAGAGctcatggaggagaacagtttaaCTGATCTCCTTCTCACTGGCGCAGAGGCGGTCGAGGCGGGGGATCCAAGATTTGCCTTGGCAGTGTTCTCGAGGCTTGATGGCCTCCTCCTTGGCACTCCTGAAAATGCAGCAGCCGGCTCTTTTGATCGCCTGGCCTACCACTTTTCCCAAGGTCTGCGGTCCCGGATCTCCAGTGCAAGCACCAGTTGCTCTCCACCTGAGCCACTGGCGTCTGATAGAATGTCGGTGCAACAGATTATACAAGAGCTGTCGCCATTTGCCAAGTTTGCGCACTTCACTGCCAACCAGGCCATTCTAGACGCCACCAAGGGCGATGCACATGTGCACGTCGTCGACCTGAACATTGGCGAGGGCATCCAGTGGCCATCGCTCATGTCAGATCTTGCCCGTCATGGTGGCATTTCATTCCACCTCACGGCGGTCACAGCAGACGCCGACTACAGCGATGCCGTTCACCATGCATCTGCGCGGTGGCTCTCGGAGTTCGCAGAGTCCTTGAACCTCCCCTTCCAATATAGCTCCCTCTGTTTACACAGTGATGAAGACCTGCATGAATTCTCCAAGAACAGTAAAGGCTCGGTGATCTTCTCATGTGACACAACAAGCATGCCTTACAAGTTGCTGAGCAAGTTACCGGCACTCCTACCTGCCTGTGTTGAGCTGTTACAGCCTAAGTTAATGGTCATCATAGAAGAGGAGCTGGTTAGAATCGGAAAGGAGGTGTCTCTATGTAAGGCCTCCTTTGTCGACTTCTTCTTCGAGGCATTGCACCACTTCACCACGGTGTTCGAGTCACTGGCGAGCTGCTTCGCTGGTGGTAACCAGGGGGTGTGCCTGAGACTTGTGGAGAGGGAGATGGTGGGGCCAAGGATACAGGACTTCGTGGGGCAGTATGGGTCTGTGACAGCTGAGGTCAATGCTCCTGTGGTTTTGGAAAGGTATGGGGCTTGTGACCTGAGTGGTTGCAATGTTGCTCAGGCCAGGATGCTGGTTGGGTTGTTCAATAGGGGGTTTGAGATTGTGCACGAGAAGGGCAGGCTTATGTTGTGCTGGAAGTCCAGGCCACTGACCTCTGTGTCTGTTTGGGCTCCAATCTTGAAAGAAAGAAGCTCATGA